The following coding sequences lie in one Haloplanus aerogenes genomic window:
- a CDS encoding restriction endonuclease subunit S, with amino-acid sequence MSDQYDLEQFASADSGDERRSEEEEPTESSPEDHGTARFPSLPTDWEIKRLDEVATVQGGSTPSTDKDEYWGGDIPWATPTDLTELQGNTISDTEDKITEAGLESTSTHVLPPYSVLLTSRASIGKCAVNTVPMATNQGFQSLIPGEEVNTWYLYYVITEMAPYLESLGAGSTFSEISKREVQRVQIPVPPMEEQLRIAGILYDTDQGIFNTQSMLDEQEVIRKGVVREVLTEGTREHQDFRDPLRHRSRYFQHTEHAR; translated from the coding sequence ATGAGTGATCAGTACGACCTCGAGCAGTTCGCGAGCGCCGACAGCGGCGACGAGCGCCGCTCCGAGGAGGAGGAACCAACGGAATCCAGCCCGGAGGACCACGGGACCGCTCGCTTCCCCTCGCTCCCGACCGACTGGGAGATCAAGCGTCTCGACGAGGTCGCGACGGTGCAGGGTGGGAGTACTCCATCGACGGACAAAGACGAGTACTGGGGCGGCGACATCCCGTGGGCGACGCCGACGGATCTGACGGAGCTGCAGGGCAACACCATCAGTGACACCGAGGACAAGATCACGGAGGCCGGGCTCGAATCCACGTCGACGCACGTGCTGCCGCCGTACTCGGTCCTCCTGACGTCGCGTGCGTCAATCGGGAAGTGTGCGGTCAACACCGTCCCGATGGCGACGAATCAGGGCTTCCAGAGTCTCATCCCCGGGGAAGAGGTGAACACCTGGTACCTCTACTACGTCATCACCGAGATGGCCCCGTACCTGGAGAGTCTTGGGGCGGGGAGCACCTTCTCAGAGATCAGCAAGCGGGAAGTCCAGCGTGTGCAGATTCCCGTGCCGCCGATGGAGGAGCAGCTGCGGATTGCGGGGATCCTCTACGACACAGATCAAGGTATTTTCAACACACAGAGCATGCTCGATGAGCAAGAAGTCATCCGGAAAGGGGTCGTTCGCGAAGTCCTGACCGAAGGAACCCGTGAACACCAAGACTTCAGGGATCCTCTACGACACAGATCAAGGTATTTTCAACACACAGAGCATGCTCGATGA
- a CDS encoding type I restriction-modification system subunit M translates to MSSDTTPTLDDLDRYLFKCADIIRNTVDKTDYKDYILPLVFYKTISDTYQDNYEELLEEYDDPEIASDEAFHDFVVPEEYRWEELRKQNERVDEFINDAFSALERENEPTLDGVFRADFRRADALTDTKLANLVEHLSTYNLSTHRVPPDLLGEAYMDLVRHFADEEGRDGGEFFTPPHITDLMVRLLGPYTDGAEIHDPTAGSGGMLVRAARYAAEDPDSGDPDGFRLTGQEVNPDIAAIARMNLFINGFSEDGEIRREDSLSSPQFTEDGRLETFDYVLANFPFSADWDKDGLRDDKYGRFSWAEDGKLPRADRGDYAFIMHMIAQLDETGRAAIVIPHGVLFRRHESKFRKPMLSPDGDGIPGVDHEIVEAVIGLPSNLFQNNSIPSAILVLNKDKPVERQGQVLFLHAGDNYVEQFYRELSNQSELTEQGLDHIVENFRSWDTEERVSRVVDVEEIAANDYNLNIALYVDTTEPREEIDVAEELAALHDLRAERDDLEARMDQHMEVLGYE, encoded by the coding sequence ATGAGTTCCGACACCACCCCGACCCTCGACGATCTGGATCGCTACCTGTTCAAGTGCGCCGACATCATCCGCAACACGGTCGACAAGACCGACTACAAGGATTACATCCTGCCGTTGGTCTTCTACAAGACCATCAGTGACACCTACCAGGACAACTACGAGGAGCTCCTCGAGGAGTACGACGACCCCGAGATCGCGAGTGACGAGGCGTTCCACGACTTCGTCGTCCCCGAGGAGTACCGCTGGGAGGAACTGCGCAAGCAGAACGAGCGCGTCGACGAGTTCATCAACGACGCGTTCAGCGCGCTCGAGCGCGAAAACGAACCGACCCTCGACGGCGTCTTCCGTGCGGACTTCCGTCGCGCAGACGCGCTCACTGACACCAAGCTCGCGAACCTCGTCGAGCACCTGAGCACCTACAACCTCAGTACCCACCGCGTCCCGCCGGACCTGCTCGGGGAGGCGTACATGGACCTCGTTCGGCACTTCGCCGACGAAGAAGGTCGCGACGGTGGGGAGTTCTTCACGCCGCCACACATTACCGACCTGATGGTGCGGCTGCTCGGGCCGTACACGGACGGCGCCGAGATCCACGACCCCACGGCCGGCTCGGGCGGGATGCTCGTCCGTGCGGCCCGCTACGCCGCCGAGGATCCCGACAGCGGCGACCCCGACGGGTTCCGACTGACGGGGCAGGAGGTGAACCCCGACATCGCCGCCATCGCTCGGATGAACCTGTTCATCAACGGGTTCAGCGAAGACGGCGAAATCCGACGTGAGGACTCCCTCAGCAGTCCGCAGTTCACCGAGGACGGCCGGCTGGAGACGTTCGACTACGTCCTTGCGAACTTCCCGTTCTCGGCAGACTGGGACAAGGACGGCCTCCGAGACGACAAGTACGGTCGCTTCAGCTGGGCTGAGGACGGCAAGCTCCCGCGAGCCGACCGTGGTGACTACGCGTTCATCATGCACATGATCGCCCAGCTCGACGAAACCGGACGTGCCGCCATCGTCATCCCCCACGGCGTGCTGTTCCGTCGACACGAGTCGAAATTCCGCAAGCCGATGCTCTCGCCCGACGGGGACGGGATTCCCGGCGTCGATCACGAGATCGTTGAGGCCGTCATCGGGCTCCCGTCGAATCTCTTCCAGAACAACTCCATCCCGTCGGCCATCCTCGTGTTGAACAAGGACAAGCCCGTCGAGCGGCAGGGACAGGTGCTGTTCCTCCACGCCGGCGACAACTACGTCGAGCAGTTCTACCGGGAGCTCAGCAACCAGAGCGAGCTCACCGAGCAGGGACTCGATCACATCGTCGAGAACTTCCGATCCTGGGACACCGAGGAGCGGGTGAGCCGCGTCGTCGACGTCGAGGAGATCGCTGCCAACGACTACAACCTCAACATCGCGCTCTACGTCGACACGACCGAGCCACGGGAGGAGATCGACGTCGCCGAGGAGTTGGCGGCGCTTCACGACCTCAGAGCGGAGCGTGACGACCTCGAGGCGCGGATGGACCAGCACATGGAGGTGCTCGGCTATGAGTGA
- a CDS encoding MarR family transcriptional regulator: MPSPATLLTPREGRTQTDILGELARAQFDEGEQLRQRELVDRLPHSKGAVSNNVGKLADTGLVVQEDHRYRIDEVALLDLYREHVDMYLARERADGPFDDELDAVNDQRTETKRQLPDLFAENELLVSVLATAFIDSTGASHLRTVPDVCHHADELVQHAAARIVTSETFSEDAIHNADVRTLLRLAVVLDRTRNGLARLAAREDVLAEYMPGNPPAQIMLTALNEDSTQ, from the coding sequence ATGCCATCACCGGCCACACTCCTCACACCACGTGAGGGACGAACCCAAACCGACATCCTCGGCGAGTTAGCCCGTGCGCAATTCGACGAGGGGGAGCAGCTCCGCCAGCGGGAACTGGTGGACCGACTCCCGCACAGCAAGGGTGCCGTATCGAACAACGTCGGGAAACTCGCCGATACCGGTCTCGTCGTACAAGAGGACCACCGCTACCGCATCGACGAGGTCGCACTGCTGGACCTGTACCGCGAGCACGTCGATATGTACCTTGCCCGCGAGCGCGCAGACGGGCCGTTCGACGACGAACTCGACGCGGTCAACGACCAGCGCACCGAAACCAAGCGACAGCTCCCCGATCTCTTCGCGGAGAACGAGCTGCTGGTTTCGGTGCTCGCCACGGCGTTCATCGACTCGACGGGAGCTAGCCACCTCCGGACGGTCCCCGACGTGTGCCATCATGCCGATGAACTCGTCCAACACGCGGCCGCCCGCATCGTGACGAGCGAGACGTTCAGCGAGGATGCCATTCACAACGCTGACGTCCGGACACTCCTCCGGCTCGCCGTCGTCCTCGATCGGACCCGCAACGGGCTTGCTCGGCTGGCTGCCCGCGAGGATGTCCTCGCGGAGTACATGCCAGGCAACCCGCCCGCACAGATCATGCTAACCGCCCTCAACGAAGATTCCACACAATGA
- a CDS encoding DUF1931 domain-containing protein — protein MADLIVKSAVKDALDDNNVSADFYEALDDEVAELLDDAARRAEANDRKTVQPRDL, from the coding sequence ATGGCAGACCTGATTGTCAAATCGGCCGTGAAGGACGCACTCGACGACAACAACGTCTCCGCAGACTTCTACGAGGCGCTGGACGACGAAGTCGCCGAACTGCTCGACGACGCCGCACGACGAGCTGAGGCGAACGACCGGAAGACGGTCCAGCCGCGCGATCTGTAA
- a CDS encoding transcription initiation factor IIB: MLSNNASEKTVSDGQSTTTEERGHELTVEHEPSGRSTCPECEGQVITEDEQSFCTDCGLIVADEWVDLSPTLNDLGLVGDADQSIETVDPLRTDKGLHTKIGRNTDGRGNPLSNEQWEKIQRLRKWHKRMQFGEKRKRTKRLNEGLRDVEMIGGNLSLPDHVVKMAAQFLRSASEARLPGGRMAWEALAGGAVLLAARASSVDRDEIDVAVATHTKAPHERVCAAARKIRCECGFEAPLIRPNAVMAVVDALDDDAIPGARAVRTWRLAQHLMKLGDQVPVGPGTPRCTVAASALYAADRLLSRKHLTQEQVAAAASTIVPTSRNRIARYSRELVDAYEAKHGTDDPGVGLEAERDTLR, translated from the coding sequence ATGTTGAGTAACAACGCGAGCGAAAAGACGGTTTCGGACGGACAGAGTACGACCACCGAAGAACGCGGTCACGAGCTGACGGTCGAACACGAGCCGTCGGGGCGATCAACCTGTCCGGAGTGTGAGGGCCAGGTGATCACCGAAGACGAGCAGTCGTTCTGCACGGATTGCGGGCTGATCGTCGCCGACGAGTGGGTCGACCTGAGCCCGACGCTGAACGACTTGGGCCTGGTCGGAGACGCTGACCAGAGCATCGAGACGGTGGACCCGCTGCGGACGGACAAGGGCCTGCACACGAAGATCGGGAGGAACACCGACGGTCGGGGTAATCCCCTGAGCAACGAGCAGTGGGAGAAGATCCAGCGCCTCCGGAAGTGGCACAAGCGGATGCAGTTCGGCGAGAAGCGCAAGCGGACGAAGCGGCTCAACGAGGGGCTGCGGGACGTCGAGATGATCGGCGGCAACCTGAGCTTGCCGGACCACGTCGTCAAGATGGCGGCACAGTTCCTCCGGAGCGCCTCAGAAGCGCGGCTGCCGGGCGGGCGGATGGCCTGGGAGGCACTCGCCGGCGGCGCCGTCCTCCTGGCTGCGCGAGCCTCATCGGTCGACCGGGACGAGATCGATGTCGCGGTCGCGACACACACCAAGGCGCCCCACGAGCGGGTGTGCGCTGCGGCGCGGAAGATACGGTGCGAATGTGGGTTCGAGGCGCCACTCATCAGGCCCAACGCCGTGATGGCGGTCGTCGACGCGCTTGATGACGACGCCATCCCTGGGGCGCGAGCCGTGCGGACGTGGCGGCTGGCCCAACACCTGATGAAACTCGGCGATCAGGTGCCGGTCGGGCCGGGGACGCCACGGTGCACCGTCGCGGCGTCCGCGCTGTACGCGGCGGATCGGCTGCTCTCGCGCAAGCACCTCACCCAAGAGCAGGTCGCCGCGGCGGCGAGCACGATCGTGCCGACGTCCCGAAATCGGATCGCGCGGTACAGTCGGGAGCTCGTCGACGCCTACGAAGCCAAACACGGCACCGACGACCCGGGTGTCGGCCTCGAGGCGGAACGGGACACCCTGCGCTGA
- a CDS encoding DUF2254 family protein: MRNETFYKFRYPLVLALLILPVSAYCLNMDLSAVGTSIFSTLAGIQASIFAIVFSVVILGVQLSTSQYSPRLPDLFRSDTIYLRTVGVFAVSIGISLLGLFAYGYVDGFWIELWMYFSGLLAIVAFVSLFDFVDRTLEQSTPEGILDRLEDDLTASQIIDQAEASSDDHREPDPFLVVLSVINSQINERDAAAVYLGLDIISRRVTELLAECSVEMLEEDTPVGDSLEDLCTNRLTSTGETAVATELEEGATEVVSTLETIGQAGVDESLDRPVLLPVQGLSDLVLDLDYDGIDERVRGEAIESSKDVLQNAAEAGLWKGTGKATRYLGWQLANSVHVRDENQNYDRRYTSAIINYFPGILRELVDSTADAIDDDTTNWSSPYPGLAHDSYSEARALQAVYISVAELTGAFLRYELKTGVNFPDWGHVGYGWVKAVSELSDSELDSFKQLWIGTTLYLEYLSNETPDGVMEEFNPMLRREVSDDEIIAVIEQLLAEEIDPTQWLNFRQTVDPVEMPQTGYRYAFDIDTDESFEDWLSHRQDVLAAGIGGGFVGQSEFAEMIQEEVESAEQDTAEDEDSG, from the coding sequence ATGCGTAACGAGACGTTCTATAAATTCCGCTATCCCCTCGTTTTGGCGCTACTGATCCTGCCTGTCTCTGCGTACTGTTTGAATATGGATCTCTCAGCCGTCGGGACGTCCATCTTCTCCACCTTGGCAGGAATTCAGGCTTCGATTTTCGCGATCGTCTTTTCGGTGGTGATCTTAGGCGTTCAGCTGTCTACCTCACAGTATTCTCCCCGTCTTCCCGACCTCTTCCGTTCGGACACGATTTATCTACGAACAGTCGGGGTATTTGCTGTCTCGATCGGCATCAGCCTCTTAGGATTGTTCGCGTACGGGTATGTAGACGGCTTCTGGATAGAGCTGTGGATGTATTTTTCTGGACTTCTGGCGATTGTCGCGTTTGTTTCGCTCTTCGACTTCGTCGACCGTACTCTAGAACAGAGTACTCCTGAGGGAATTCTAGATCGACTGGAGGACGATCTGACTGCTTCTCAAATTATCGACCAGGCAGAGGCGTCGAGTGATGATCATCGTGAACCGGACCCGTTCCTTGTCGTATTGTCCGTCATTAATTCACAGATCAACGAACGAGATGCTGCCGCCGTCTATCTGGGGTTAGATATCATCAGCCGACGGGTGACCGAACTCTTAGCAGAGTGTTCTGTAGAGATGCTTGAAGAGGACACACCTGTCGGTGACTCACTGGAAGACCTCTGTACGAATCGACTCACCAGCACTGGTGAGACTGCTGTTGCGACGGAATTAGAGGAGGGTGCGACCGAGGTAGTGAGTACCTTGGAGACAATCGGGCAGGCTGGCGTTGACGAATCGCTGGATCGACCTGTTCTCCTCCCTGTGCAAGGACTCTCGGATCTCGTCCTCGATTTGGATTACGACGGTATCGATGAACGAGTGCGGGGAGAGGCGATCGAATCGTCGAAGGATGTGTTACAAAACGCTGCTGAGGCTGGTCTGTGGAAGGGAACGGGTAAGGCGACGCGCTACTTGGGCTGGCAGCTGGCGAACTCGGTTCACGTCCGAGACGAGAATCAAAACTACGATCGAAGGTACACAAGCGCGATCATCAACTACTTCCCCGGGATTTTGCGGGAACTCGTGGACTCGACAGCCGATGCGATTGATGACGACACTACAAACTGGAGTTCTCCCTATCCAGGACTTGCCCACGATTCGTATTCGGAAGCTCGAGCTCTCCAAGCGGTCTATATTTCGGTTGCCGAGCTCACGGGTGCATTTCTCCGCTATGAATTGAAGACAGGTGTGAATTTCCCCGACTGGGGGCATGTCGGTTACGGCTGGGTGAAGGCCGTCTCGGAGCTTTCTGATAGTGAGTTGGACTCATTCAAACAGCTGTGGATTGGTACGACACTCTATCTCGAGTACTTGTCGAACGAAACGCCAGATGGCGTTATGGAGGAGTTTAATCCGATGTTGCGTCGTGAGGTCTCGGACGACGAGATCATCGCCGTTATTGAACAACTCTTAGCAGAGGAGATTGACCCGACTCAGTGGCTGAATTTCAGACAGACGGTTGACCCGGTTGAGATGCCCCAGACAGGGTATCGATACGCATTTGACATCGATACAGATGAGTCATTCGAGGACTGGCTTAGTCATCGGCAGGACGTCTTAGCAGCCGGTATTGGAGGTGGATTTGTCGGTCAATCCGAGTTCGCGGAGATGATCCAGGAGGAAGTCGAATCAGCTGAGCAGGATACAGCCGAGGACGAAGATTCAGGATAA
- a CDS encoding phage NrS-1 polymerase family protein, translating into MLSDHIPGWETVPEALREREQWVCWRADDADDSSEGVFLTPIDPATGERATFDDEMTWGSFEDAYTAATASEMDVNGLAFYPTREDPFTGVVLGSCRDPKTGDLDDWAQTVIETLDSYTEVVSGGQSIRIIVAGQPPSWTSGPIKICDAEFHIPITGEQLSSTAATITERTAALRAVYKAWKGATDPAETAATLSAVDVQEFGGLPSEPGVDVDLSDTTVIERAQYGPASDVFRRLWSGSSAGYASQTEADVAFCSQLAYWTGGDGEQIERLVRQSDRYRSRWVRLVSEDVLYDERTIEQALELIDDYYDPRAAN; encoded by the coding sequence ATGCTCAGTGACCACATTCCCGGTTGGGAGACCGTTCCTGAGGCGCTTCGCGAACGCGAGCAGTGGGTCTGCTGGCGGGCAGATGACGCTGATGACTCATCGGAGGGGGTTTTCCTCACACCAATCGATCCGGCCACTGGCGAGCGCGCAACCTTTGATGATGAAATGACCTGGGGCAGTTTTGAGGATGCATACACCGCGGCAACGGCTTCCGAGATGGATGTCAACGGACTCGCTTTCTACCCGACTCGTGAGGACCCATTCACTGGCGTCGTACTCGGCAGCTGTCGCGACCCAAAGACGGGCGATCTCGATGACTGGGCCCAGACGGTGATTGAGACGCTTGATTCCTACACCGAAGTTGTATCTGGCGGCCAAAGCATTCGGATTATCGTTGCGGGGCAGCCCCCGAGTTGGACCTCCGGGCCGATCAAAATCTGTGATGCGGAGTTCCATATCCCAATCACAGGCGAGCAGTTGTCGTCGACAGCGGCGACGATTACCGAGCGGACGGCGGCACTCCGGGCCGTCTACAAGGCGTGGAAAGGAGCTACTGATCCAGCCGAGACTGCGGCCACGTTGTCTGCCGTCGATGTTCAGGAATTCGGTGGGTTGCCATCAGAGCCCGGTGTCGACGTTGATTTGAGTGATACCACCGTCATCGAACGGGCACAGTACGGGCCCGCTAGTGACGTCTTCCGGCGCCTGTGGAGCGGCAGTAGTGCAGGGTATGCGAGTCAAACAGAGGCTGACGTCGCGTTCTGTAGCCAACTCGCGTATTGGACCGGTGGCGATGGCGAGCAAATAGAACGGCTGGTTCGACAATCGGATCGATATCGGTCCAGGTGGGTGCGTCTTGTTTCGGAGGATGTGCTGTATGACGAGCGAACTATCGAACAGGCACTTGAGTTGATCGACGATTACTACGACCCCAGAGCCGCGAATTGA